The following proteins are encoded in a genomic region of Mustela erminea isolate mMusErm1 chromosome 3, mMusErm1.Pri, whole genome shotgun sequence:
- the RXFP3 gene encoding LOW QUALITY PROTEIN: relaxin-3 receptor 1 (The sequence of the model RefSeq protein was modified relative to this genomic sequence to represent the inferred CDS: substituted 1 base at 1 genomic stop codon) — protein MNKEAGGDELAELFGLIPYLLQAANTSGNAXSLQLQDLWWELGLELPDGAAPGHPPGTGGAESADTESRVRILISAVYWVVCALGLTGNLLVLYLMKSKQGWRKSSINLFVTNLALTDFQFVLTLPFWAVENALDFKWPFGKAMCKIISLVTSMNMYASVFFLTSMSVARYHSVASALKSHRTRGHGRGECCGQSLGDSCCFSVKALCVLIWASAALASMPNAIFSTTIKVMGEELCLVRFPDKLLGGDRQFWLGLYHLQKVLLGFVLPLCITSLCYLLLVRFISYRRVAGTEGGASAAEGGLAAASARRRSKVTKSVTIVVLSFFLCWLPNQALTTWSILIKFNAVPFSQEYFLCQVYAFPVSVCLAHSNSCLNPILYCLVRREFRKALKSLLWRIASPSLTSMRPFTATTKPEPEEQGLQALAPLHRTAEPDLVYYPPGVVVYSGGRYDPLPSSSAY, from the coding sequence ATGAATAAGGAGGCTGGCGGAGACGAGCTCGCAGAACTCTTTGGTCTGATCCCGTACCTTCTGCAGGCGGCCAACACCAGCGGCAACGCGTAGTCGCTGCAGCTCCAGGACTTGTGGTGGGAGCTGGGACTGGAGTTGCCTGACGGCGCGGCGCCGGGGCATCCCCCTGGCACCGGCGGGGCAGAAAGTGCGGACACCGAGTCCCGGGTGCGGATCCTCATCAGCGCGGTGTACTGGGTGGTTTGCGCGTTGGGGCTGACTGGCAACCTGCTGGTGCTCTACCTGATGAAGAGTAAGCAGGGATGGCGCAAGTCCTCCATCAACCTCTTTGTCACCAACCTGGCGCTGACAGACTTTCAGTTCGTACTCACCCTGCCCTTCTGGGCGGTGGAAAATGCTCTCGACTTTAAATGGCCCTTCGGCAAGGCCATGTGTAAGATCATATCCTTAGTGACGTCCATGAACATGTACGCCAGCGTCTTCTTCCTCACCTCCATGAGCGTGGCGCGCTACCACTCGGTGGCGTCCGCTCTTAAGAGCCACCGGACCCGAGGGCATGGCCGGGGCGAATGCTGCGGCCAAAGCCTGGGGGACAGCTGCTGCTTCTCAGTCAAAGCACTGTGCGTACTGATCTGGGCCTCCGCCGCGCTGGCCTCGATGCCCAACGCGATCTTCTCCACCACCATCAAGGTGATGGGCGAGGAGCTGTGCCTGGTGCGCTTCCCAGACAAGTTGCTGGGAGGAGACAGACAGTTCTGGTTGGGCCTCTACCACTTGCAGAAGGTGCTACTAGGCTTCGTGCTTCCGTTGTGCATCACCAGCCTGTGCTATCTTCTGCTGGTGCGTTTCATCTCCTACCGCCGTGTGGCTGGGACCGAAGGAGGAGCCTCAGCGGCCGAGGGCGGCCTGGCCGCAGCCAGCGCCCGGAGACGGTCGAAGGTCACCAAATCTGTGACCATCGTggtcctttccttcttcctgtgttGGTTGCCCAACCAGGCTCTCACCACCTGGAGCATCCTCATCAAGTTCAACGCCGTGCCCTTCAGCCAAGAGTATTTCCTGTGCCAGGTATATGCGTTCCCAGTGAGCGTATGCCTGGCTCACTCCAACAGCTGTCTCAACCCCATCCTCTACTGCCTGGTGCGCCGCGAGTTCCGCAAAGCGCTCAAGAGTCTATTGTGGCGCATCGCGTCCCCCTCTCTGACCAGCATGCGCCCTTTCACGGCCACCACGAAGCCAGAGCCCGAGGAGCAGGGGCTGCAGGCCCTGGCACCTCTCCACCGGACCGCGGAGCCTGACCTGGTCTACTACCCGCCTGGCGTGGTGGTCTACAGCGGGGGGCGCTACGACCCGCTGCCCAGCAGCTCCGCCTACTGA